The following are encoded together in the Naumannella cuiyingiana genome:
- a CDS encoding gamma-glutamyl-gamma-aminobutyrate hydrolase family protein, producing the protein MSGVPPVIGLTSYREPTRWGAWHEVADLLTGNYSATVTKAGAIPVLLPASDPTVLDRLDGLVISGGPDVDPARYAARPHPRAGEPRTVRDAWELDLLDGAAARGMPVLGVCRGMQVMAVHAGGSLDQHVPDLVGHERHSPGPDAFGDTEVVIDAGSRLAEVLGETRTIVSCHHHQSVAAHPGLNPVARAADGLLEAIEHPDREFWLGIQWHPEHREEDALFRGLAAAARAYRHSNGAGSPAP; encoded by the coding sequence GTGAGCGGCGTACCGCCCGTGATCGGGCTGACCAGCTACCGCGAACCGACCCGCTGGGGTGCCTGGCACGAGGTGGCCGACCTGCTGACCGGGAACTACAGCGCCACCGTGACCAAGGCCGGCGCGATACCCGTGCTGCTGCCCGCCTCGGACCCGACGGTCCTGGACCGGCTGGACGGGCTGGTGATCAGCGGCGGGCCCGATGTCGATCCCGCACGCTATGCGGCCCGGCCGCACCCGCGTGCGGGTGAGCCCAGAACCGTGCGAGATGCGTGGGAACTGGACCTGCTGGACGGGGCGGCCGCGCGTGGCATGCCGGTGCTCGGCGTGTGCCGCGGGATGCAGGTGATGGCCGTCCACGCCGGCGGGTCGCTCGACCAGCACGTGCCCGACCTGGTCGGCCACGAGCGGCACTCCCCCGGCCCGGACGCCTTCGGCGACACCGAAGTGGTGATCGACGCCGGGTCGCGCCTGGCGGAGGTGCTGGGCGAGACCCGGACGATCGTGTCGTGTCACCACCACCAGTCGGTCGCCGCACACCCGGGACTGAACCCGGTCGCGCGGGCCGCGGACGGGTTGCTGGAGGCGATCGAGCATCCGGACCGGGAGTTCTGGCTCGGCATCCAGTGGCATCCCGAGCATCGGGAGGAGGACGCCCTCTTCCGCGGCCTCGCGGCGGCCGCGCGGGCGTACCGTCACTCGAACGGTGCGGGATCGCCCGCCCCGTAG
- a CDS encoding 3-oxoacyl-ACP reductase yields MSSAATGRVAGKVAVITGAASGIGRASAERLAAEGARVVLADVDDGAGKELAERLGGSFCHTDVTDPEQVSALFDHAQQTWGSVDIAFNNAGISPPEDDSILDTDLEAWKRVQEVNLTSVYLCCKAALPYMIEQGRGSIINTASFVAVMGAATSQISYSASKGGVLSMSRELGVQFARQGVRVNALCPGPVNTPLLRDLFAADPERAERRLVHVPMGRFGEPEEMANAVLFLASDEASFITASTFLVDGGISAAYVTPL; encoded by the coding sequence ATGAGTAGTGCCGCGACGGGCCGGGTGGCCGGAAAGGTGGCGGTGATCACCGGCGCCGCGTCCGGGATCGGCCGGGCCAGCGCCGAACGCCTTGCGGCAGAGGGCGCCCGCGTGGTGCTGGCCGATGTCGACGACGGCGCCGGCAAGGAGCTTGCCGAACGCCTGGGCGGCAGCTTCTGCCACACCGACGTCACCGATCCCGAGCAGGTTTCGGCGCTGTTCGATCATGCCCAGCAGACCTGGGGCAGCGTCGACATCGCGTTCAACAACGCGGGCATCTCCCCGCCCGAGGACGACTCGATCCTCGACACCGACCTCGAGGCGTGGAAGCGGGTGCAGGAGGTCAACCTGACCAGCGTGTACCTGTGCTGCAAGGCCGCGCTGCCGTACATGATCGAGCAGGGGCGCGGATCGATCATCAACACCGCCTCGTTCGTCGCGGTGATGGGTGCCGCAACCTCACAGATCTCCTACTCGGCCTCCAAGGGCGGGGTGTTGTCGATGAGCCGGGAACTCGGCGTGCAGTTCGCGCGTCAGGGCGTGCGGGTGAATGCGCTGTGCCCCGGCCCGGTGAACACCCCGCTGCTGCGCGATCTGTTCGCCGCCGACCCCGAGCGAGCCGAGCGCCGGTTGGTGCACGTGCCGATGGGCCGCTTCGGCGAGCCGGAGGAGATGGCCAATGCCGTCCTCTTCCTGGCCTCCGACGAGGCCAGCTTCATCACCGCGAGCACGTTCCTGGTCGACGGCGGCATCTCCGCTGCCTATGTGACGCCACTGTGA
- a CDS encoding aldehyde dehydrogenase family protein: MSTHQVINPATEELVAEIPSADEAGADQAVAGAAAAAPAWAEVAPGERARLLRSFAAVVDAHLDELAELEVRNAGHTRGNARWEAGNVRDVLNYYAGTPERLLGKQIPVAGGVDLTFHEPIGVVGIIVPWNFPMPIAGWGLAPALAAGNTVVLKPAELTPLTAIRLGELALEAGLPPGVLTVVPGQGSVVGRRFVEHPDVGKIVFTGSTAVGKSIMAGCADRVKRLTLELGGKSANIIFADADLSAAAAAAPGAVFDNAGQDCCARSRLLVQRSVYEKFLGLLRPAIANVRVADPAADAGADMGPLISAQQRDRVRAYLDHAQIDQQAAVPDGPGFWVAPTLTRVDSTDEPIWREEVFGPVVSVLPFDDEDEAIALANDTEYGLSGSIYTGDVGRALRVARGVRAGNLSVNSHASVRYWTPFGGYKQSGLGRELGPDAAHGFTEEKNVFIATDRKDDHE; encoded by the coding sequence ATGTCCACCCACCAGGTGATCAATCCCGCCACCGAGGAGCTGGTCGCGGAGATCCCGTCGGCCGACGAGGCCGGCGCCGACCAGGCCGTCGCCGGCGCGGCGGCGGCCGCGCCCGCGTGGGCCGAGGTAGCGCCCGGCGAGCGGGCCCGGCTGCTGCGTTCCTTCGCCGCCGTCGTCGACGCGCATCTTGACGAGCTGGCCGAGCTCGAGGTGCGCAATGCCGGCCATACCCGGGGCAATGCGCGCTGGGAGGCCGGCAACGTCCGCGACGTGCTCAACTACTACGCGGGTACGCCGGAACGCCTGCTCGGCAAGCAGATCCCGGTGGCGGGCGGCGTCGACCTGACCTTCCACGAGCCGATCGGCGTGGTCGGGATCATCGTCCCCTGGAACTTCCCGATGCCCATCGCCGGCTGGGGTCTGGCGCCGGCGCTGGCGGCCGGCAACACCGTCGTCCTCAAGCCAGCCGAGCTGACCCCGCTGACCGCGATCCGGCTCGGCGAGCTGGCGCTGGAGGCCGGGTTGCCCCCCGGGGTGCTCACCGTCGTGCCCGGCCAGGGCTCGGTCGTCGGCCGCCGCTTCGTCGAGCATCCGGACGTGGGCAAGATCGTCTTCACCGGTTCGACCGCCGTCGGCAAGTCGATCATGGCCGGCTGCGCCGACCGAGTGAAGCGGCTGACCCTGGAGCTCGGCGGCAAGAGCGCCAACATCATCTTCGCCGACGCCGATCTCTCCGCGGCGGCCGCGGCGGCACCCGGCGCGGTCTTCGACAATGCGGGGCAGGACTGCTGCGCACGGTCGCGGTTGCTGGTCCAGCGCAGCGTCTACGAGAAGTTTCTCGGCCTGCTCCGGCCGGCGATCGCGAACGTCCGGGTGGCCGACCCCGCGGCCGACGCCGGGGCGGACATGGGGCCGCTGATCTCCGCACAGCAGCGCGATCGCGTCCGCGCCTATCTCGATCATGCCCAGATCGACCAGCAGGCAGCCGTGCCCGACGGGCCCGGCTTCTGGGTGGCGCCCACGCTGACCCGGGTGGACAGCACCGACGAGCCCATCTGGCGCGAGGAGGTTTTCGGCCCCGTGGTCTCGGTGCTGCCGTTCGACGACGAGGACGAGGCGATCGCGCTGGCCAACGACACCGAGTACGGCCTGTCCGGTTCGATCTACACCGGCGATGTCGGGCGCGCGCTGCGCGTCGCGCGCGGCGTACGCGCCGGCAATCTCAGCGTCAACTCCCACGCCTCGGTGCGCTACTGGACCCCGTTCGGCGGCTACAAGCAATCGGGGCTGGGCCGCGAGCTCGGGCCGGACGCCGCCCACGGATTCACCGAGGAGAAGAACGTCTTCATCGCCACCGACCGGAAGGATGATCATGAGTAG
- a CDS encoding glutamine synthetase family protein, whose protein sequence is MTATEPARTNPRMLDLAALRSAVDEGTIDTVVVAFTDMQGRLQGKRLHAAYFLDFALEHGTEGCNYLLAVDVEMNTVDGYAISSWERGYGDLAFELDLSTLRRLPHEPASAMVQCDLTWLDGRPVEQSPRRILRRQLDRAAALGYTALAGTELEFVIFRDSYEEAQRRDYRELTPANLYNIDYSLLGTARVEPLLRAIRNATYAAGMNVESAKGECNLGQHEIGFLYDEAMVTADNHSVYKTMAKEIAAQHGQSITFMAKPNEREGNSCHIHLSLRGKDGELVFDTGDGPTPIYRSFIAGMLATMRDHTLLYAPNINSYKRFADASFAPTAIAWGEDNRTCAIRTVGHRGSARLENRVPGGDVNPYLALAAMLASGLDGIEQQLELEPALAGNAYAAGRERVPGTLAEARDAFAGSAAARAAFGDEVVDHYVNMADVELAAFGAAVTDWELRRGFERL, encoded by the coding sequence ATGACCGCGACCGAACCCGCCCGGACCAATCCCCGCATGCTCGACCTCGCCGCCCTACGATCCGCCGTGGACGAGGGCACCATCGACACGGTCGTCGTCGCCTTCACCGACATGCAGGGCCGGCTGCAGGGCAAGCGGCTGCATGCGGCGTACTTCCTCGACTTCGCCCTCGAACACGGCACGGAGGGCTGCAACTACCTGCTTGCCGTCGATGTCGAGATGAACACCGTCGACGGGTACGCCATTTCGTCCTGGGAGCGGGGCTACGGCGATCTCGCCTTCGAACTCGACCTGAGCACCCTGCGCCGGCTGCCGCACGAGCCGGCCTCGGCGATGGTGCAGTGCGACCTGACCTGGCTGGACGGGCGGCCCGTGGAGCAGTCGCCGCGCCGGATCCTGCGCCGCCAGCTCGACCGGGCCGCCGCCCTCGGCTACACCGCGCTCGCCGGCACCGAGCTGGAGTTCGTGATCTTCCGGGACAGCTACGAGGAGGCGCAGCGGCGCGACTACCGCGAGCTGACGCCGGCCAACCTCTACAACATCGACTACTCCCTGCTCGGCACGGCGCGGGTGGAACCGCTGTTGCGCGCGATCCGCAATGCCACCTATGCGGCCGGGATGAACGTGGAGAGCGCCAAGGGCGAGTGCAATCTCGGCCAGCACGAGATCGGCTTCCTCTACGACGAGGCGATGGTCACCGCCGACAACCACAGCGTCTACAAGACGATGGCCAAGGAGATCGCCGCCCAGCACGGCCAGTCGATCACCTTCATGGCCAAGCCGAACGAGCGCGAGGGCAATTCCTGCCACATCCACCTGTCGCTGCGCGGGAAGGACGGCGAGCTGGTCTTCGACACCGGCGACGGCCCGACCCCGATCTATCGCAGCTTCATCGCCGGAATGCTCGCCACGATGCGCGACCACACCCTGCTCTATGCGCCGAACATCAACTCCTACAAGCGTTTCGCCGATGCCTCCTTCGCGCCGACGGCCATCGCCTGGGGCGAGGACAATCGCACCTGTGCGATCCGGACGGTCGGCCACCGCGGCTCGGCCCGGCTGGAGAACCGCGTACCCGGCGGCGACGTGAATCCCTACCTCGCGCTCGCCGCGATGCTGGCGAGCGGCCTCGACGGGATCGAGCAACAGCTCGAACTCGAGCCCGCCCTGGCGGGCAATGCCTATGCCGCGGGCCGCGAACGGGTGCCGGGCACCCTCGCCGAGGCCCGCGACGCCTTCGCCGGGTCCGCTGCGGCCCGGGCGGCATTCGGCGACGAGGTCGTCGACCACTACGTGAACATGGCCGATGTCGAGCTGGCGGCCTTCGGCGCCGCCGTCACCGACTGGGAGCTGCGCCGCGGCTTCGAACGCCTGTGA
- a CDS encoding FadR/GntR family transcriptional regulator codes for MTQRAATTAVGQIPAVVLRPVRAHHAFEACVEQLATAIRLGAWARGELLPPERELAARLQVSRATLREAIAALRAAGMVRTRRGRGGGTEVTSSPTVPNDDPDQAGAILGAGPLPGQPPRTDQLLDTLVYRRIVEPGACEYAASLTLAPAQRELLAASLAEVEGAGDPAEHRQADARLHLALAGVTGSAAITSAVTHVQADLHTMLCAIPSLPVNIDHSTDQHRSIVRAVLAGNPARARRAMERHCDDTAALLRGFLG; via the coding sequence ATGACACAACGGGCCGCCACGACCGCCGTCGGGCAGATCCCCGCGGTCGTGCTGCGTCCCGTACGGGCCCATCACGCGTTCGAGGCCTGTGTCGAGCAACTGGCCACGGCCATCCGGCTCGGCGCCTGGGCGCGGGGCGAACTGCTGCCGCCCGAGCGCGAGCTGGCCGCCCGGCTGCAGGTCTCCCGGGCCACCCTGCGGGAGGCGATCGCGGCGCTGCGGGCGGCAGGCATGGTCCGCACCCGACGGGGGCGCGGCGGCGGGACGGAGGTCACGTCGAGCCCGACCGTGCCCAACGACGACCCGGACCAAGCCGGCGCCATCCTGGGTGCCGGCCCGCTGCCCGGCCAGCCGCCGCGTACCGATCAGCTCCTCGACACCCTGGTCTATCGCCGGATCGTCGAACCGGGCGCCTGCGAGTACGCCGCGAGCCTCACGCTCGCCCCGGCACAACGCGAACTGCTCGCCGCCAGCCTCGCCGAGGTCGAGGGCGCCGGGGATCCCGCCGAGCACCGGCAGGCCGACGCCCGCCTGCACCTCGCGCTGGCCGGCGTCACCGGCTCGGCCGCGATCACCTCCGCGGTGACGCATGTCCAGGCCGACCTGCACACGATGCTCTGCGCCATCCCGTCGCTGCCGGTCAACATCGATCACTCCACCGACCAGCACCGCAGCATCGTGCGGGCCGTGCTGGCCGGCAACCCCGCCCGGGCGCGCCGCGCCATGGAACGCCACTGCGACGACACTGCCGCGCTGCTGCGCGGCTTCCTCGGCTGA
- a CDS encoding YbdD/YjiX family protein, with amino-acid sequence MTAVLERAWRVASWYVGSIMGDRAYRRYVEHLRATHPDASVPTEREFWRTRHAEADARPGMRCC; translated from the coding sequence ATGACCGCGGTGCTGGAGCGGGCCTGGCGGGTGGCCAGTTGGTACGTCGGCTCGATCATGGGCGATCGGGCGTACCGGCGCTATGTCGAACACCTGCGCGCCACCCACCCGGATGCGTCGGTGCCGACCGAGCGGGAGTTCTGGCGTACCAGACACGCCGAGGCCGACGCGCGCCCCGGCATGCGCTGCTGCTGA
- a CDS encoding carbon starvation CstA family protein — protein sequence MSIDAPQGNAIRTDPDLPPVAVQEPPGTSLRAKIVIGIIALLAAIGWVMIAVVRGEQVNGLWFVFAAVGSYIIGFRFYSKLIDRKIVQPDDTRATPAEILNNGKDFLPTDRRVLFGHHFAAISGAGPLVGPVLAAQMGYLPGTIWIIVGVIFAGAVQDFLVLHLSLRRRGRSLGQMARDELGPIGGWAAMIGVLTIMIILIAVLAVVVIGALAESPWGVFSVSMTIPIAILMGIYLRFIRPGRVSETSAIGVVLLLFAIIAGGWVANSSWAEFFTLEPATLALWLAAYGFLASVLPVWLLLAPRDYLSTFMKVGTIILLALAIVIAQPVIQMPAVTSFAFTGTGPAFAGALFPFLFITIACGALSGFHALISSGTTPKLIEKEKQARLIGYGGMLTESFVAIMALVAAVAIDQHLYFVMNAPKGVTGGEPGTAAAWVNSLGLLSPGGQPLPPYPAEQIAAAAQSVGEESIVSRTGGAPTLAFGMSHILAQIPFLPAAQAFWYHFAIMFEALFILTTIDAGTRVARFMLTDTLGNFPGMSRFKDPSWRVGAWLCSAIVVAAWGAILLMGVTDPLGGINMLFPLFGIANQLLAAIALAVVFTVVVKRGLYKWAWIPGLPLAWDLAVTLTASYQKVFSANPKIGYWALNAAAREARASGAESFQTATTPAQIDAVIRNTTVQGTLSVIYALLVIIVVIAALWACAKAVRGSSGPPTEDAVVPTRIFAPAGFIPTATERAVLAEWQQAGLDPSPDRPRPVTAPADGERR from the coding sequence ATGAGCATCGACGCTCCGCAGGGCAACGCGATCCGCACCGATCCCGACCTGCCCCCCGTGGCGGTCCAGGAGCCGCCGGGGACCAGCCTGCGGGCCAAGATCGTGATCGGCATCATCGCGCTGCTGGCCGCGATCGGCTGGGTGATGATCGCGGTCGTCCGGGGCGAGCAGGTGAACGGACTGTGGTTCGTGTTCGCCGCCGTCGGCAGCTACATCATCGGCTTTCGCTTCTACTCCAAGCTGATCGACCGCAAGATCGTCCAGCCCGACGACACCCGGGCCACCCCGGCCGAGATCCTGAACAACGGCAAGGACTTCCTGCCGACCGATCGGCGGGTGCTGTTCGGGCACCACTTCGCCGCGATCTCCGGTGCCGGACCGCTGGTCGGCCCGGTGCTCGCCGCGCAGATGGGCTACCTGCCCGGCACCATCTGGATCATCGTCGGGGTCATCTTCGCCGGCGCGGTCCAGGACTTCTTGGTGTTGCACCTGTCCCTGCGCCGCCGCGGCCGAAGCCTCGGGCAGATGGCCCGCGACGAGCTCGGCCCGATCGGCGGCTGGGCGGCGATGATCGGCGTGCTGACGATCATGATCATCCTGATCGCGGTGCTCGCCGTGGTGGTGATCGGCGCACTGGCCGAGAGCCCGTGGGGTGTCTTCTCCGTGTCGATGACCATCCCGATCGCCATCCTGATGGGGATCTACCTGCGATTCATCCGCCCCGGGCGGGTCTCCGAGACCTCGGCGATCGGCGTGGTGCTGCTGCTGTTCGCGATCATCGCCGGCGGGTGGGTGGCCAACTCCTCCTGGGCGGAGTTCTTCACCCTCGAGCCCGCGACCCTGGCGCTGTGGCTTGCCGCGTACGGATTCCTCGCCTCCGTGCTGCCGGTCTGGCTCCTGCTCGCTCCCCGCGATTATCTGTCGACCTTCATGAAGGTCGGCACGATCATCCTGCTGGCCCTGGCCATCGTGATCGCGCAGCCGGTGATCCAGATGCCGGCGGTCACCTCCTTCGCCTTCACCGGGACCGGCCCGGCCTTCGCCGGCGCGCTGTTCCCCTTCTTGTTCATCACCATCGCCTGCGGCGCCCTGTCGGGCTTCCACGCGCTGATTTCCTCGGGGACCACGCCCAAGCTGATCGAGAAGGAGAAGCAGGCCCGCCTGATCGGTTACGGCGGCATGCTGACCGAGTCGTTCGTCGCGATCATGGCGCTGGTCGCGGCGGTGGCGATCGATCAGCACCTGTACTTCGTGATGAACGCCCCCAAGGGCGTCACCGGCGGCGAGCCGGGAACCGCGGCCGCCTGGGTGAACAGCCTCGGCCTGCTCTCCCCCGGCGGCCAGCCGCTGCCGCCCTACCCGGCCGAGCAGATCGCCGCCGCCGCGCAATCGGTCGGGGAGGAGTCGATCGTCTCGCGGACCGGCGGCGCGCCCACGCTCGCCTTCGGGATGTCGCACATCCTCGCCCAGATCCCGTTCCTGCCCGCGGCCCAGGCGTTCTGGTACCACTTCGCGATCATGTTCGAGGCGCTGTTCATCCTGACCACCATCGATGCCGGTACGCGGGTCGCCCGCTTCATGCTGACCGACACCTTGGGCAACTTCCCCGGGATGAGCCGCTTCAAGGACCCCTCCTGGCGCGTCGGCGCCTGGCTCTGCTCGGCGATCGTGGTGGCAGCCTGGGGGGCGATCTTGCTGATGGGCGTCACCGACCCGCTCGGCGGGATCAACATGTTGTTCCCGCTGTTCGGCATCGCCAACCAGCTCCTTGCCGCGATCGCGCTGGCGGTCGTGTTCACCGTCGTGGTCAAACGCGGGCTCTACAAGTGGGCCTGGATCCCCGGGCTGCCGCTGGCCTGGGACCTCGCGGTCACCCTCACCGCCAGCTACCAGAAGGTCTTCTCCGCGAACCCGAAGATCGGCTACTGGGCGCTGAATGCCGCGGCCCGGGAGGCGCGCGCGTCCGGCGCGGAGAGCTTCCAGACGGCGACCACACCCGCCCAGATCGACGCGGTGATCAGGAACACCACGGTCCAGGGCACCCTGTCGGTGATCTATGCGTTGCTCGTGATCATCGTCGTCATCGCCGCCCTGTGGGCGTGCGCGAAGGCCGTTCGCGGGTCATCCGGGCCGCCGACGGAGGACGCGGTGGTGCCGACCCGCATCTTCGCCCCGGCGGGATTCATCCCGACCGCCACGGAGCGGGCCGTGCTGGCCGAGTGGCAACAGGCCGGCCTGGACCCGTCGCCGGACCGGCCGCGGCCGGTCACCGCACCCGCCGACGGTGAGCGACGATGA
- a CDS encoding DUF2277 domain-containing protein: MCRNIRTLHNFEPEATNDEVHAAALQYVRKIAGTTKPSQANQAAFDRAVAEVAHSTRHLLDALVTSAPPKNREVEAAKARARSAARYAG, translated from the coding sequence ATGTGTCGCAATATCCGCACCCTGCACAATTTCGAACCCGAGGCGACCAACGACGAGGTCCACGCCGCCGCGCTGCAGTACGTTCGCAAGATCGCCGGGACGACCAAGCCCAGCCAGGCCAACCAGGCGGCATTCGACCGCGCCGTCGCCGAGGTCGCGCACAGCACCCGGCACCTGCTGGATGCCCTGGTCACCTCCGCCCCGCCGAAGAACCGCGAGGTCGAGGCGGCCAAGGCCAGGGCGCGTTCGGCTGCTCGCTACGCTGGCTGA